A genome region from Myxococcota bacterium includes the following:
- the pstA gene encoding phosphate ABC transporter permease PstA — MRAQTIFRWVCLSALLLPLVVLLLLLAQLLFQGSGRLGLDFVTSFPSRKAELAGIYPALVGSVMLMAIATAVAIPLGIGAAIYLEEYASHNLFARMVELNVSNLAGIPSVIYGLLGLELFVRLMGLKQSLLAGALTLALLMLPIIITACREALKTVPRSYQEACYALGSTKFVAIIKVIIPLAMPGILTGSILAISRAIGETAPLIVLGAATYIAFVPDGLDSEFTALPIQIFNWVSRPQKAFWNDAAAGIIVLLLTLLILNLLAIFLRNRFERR; from the coding sequence GTGAGAGCGCAAACGATATTTCGTTGGGTATGCCTGAGTGCCCTTTTGCTGCCGCTGGTGGTTTTGCTGCTTTTACTTGCTCAGTTGCTCTTTCAAGGGAGCGGCAGACTTGGTTTAGATTTTGTGACCAGCTTTCCCTCGCGCAAGGCTGAGCTGGCAGGCATCTATCCAGCGCTGGTAGGCAGCGTGATGCTGATGGCTATTGCAACTGCGGTGGCGATTCCGTTGGGCATCGGTGCAGCCATCTATTTGGAGGAGTACGCAAGCCATAATCTTTTTGCCCGCATGGTTGAGCTCAATGTGAGTAACTTGGCAGGCATTCCGTCGGTTATTTATGGACTTTTAGGACTCGAGTTATTCGTCCGGTTGATGGGCCTCAAACAAAGCCTGCTCGCTGGCGCGCTCACGCTTGCTCTACTCATGCTGCCGATTATTATCACCGCGTGTCGGGAAGCTTTGAAAACGGTGCCAAGATCTTATCAGGAGGCTTGTTACGCCTTAGGCAGCACAAAATTTGTAGCCATTATTAAAGTAATTATCCCGTTGGCGATGCCAGGCATATTAACCGGATCAATCTTAGCGATTTCCAGAGCCATCGGGGAAACGGCGCCTCTCATCGTTTTGGGTGCAGCCACTTATATTGCCTTCGTTCCGGATGGATTGGATTCGGAATTTACCGCCTTGCCCATTCAAATATTTAACTGGGTATCGAGGCCGCAAAAAGCCTTTTGGAATGATGCGGCCGCTGGGATCATTGTACTGTTGCTAACTTTATTGATTTTAAACCTTTTGGCCATTTTCCTCAGAAACCGGTTCGAGCGCCGATGA
- the pstB gene encoding phosphate ABC transporter ATP-binding protein PstB, translating to MMQVKQFEVQKLSAWFNDTRVLNEISLDICARQVTAVIGPSGCGKSTFVRCLNRMHELSEGAKLEGSIFLDGQDIHDDRIDPVLLRRRVGMVFQKPNPFPHWSILDNALSGLKLTQRLNRSKAMEIAESALTKAALWDEVKDRLSKPGISLSGGQQQRLCIARALAVEPEVILMDEPCSALDPIATARIEDLIHELKKNYTIVIVTHSMQQAARVSDQTAFFLSGVLVEYADTRQLFTSPKDNRTEDYITGKFG from the coding sequence ATGATGCAAGTAAAACAATTTGAAGTTCAAAAGTTATCTGCTTGGTTCAACGATACCAGGGTCTTGAACGAAATTTCGCTCGATATCTGTGCGCGGCAAGTAACGGCCGTGATTGGCCCATCAGGCTGCGGCAAATCAACCTTCGTTCGCTGCTTGAACCGCATGCATGAGCTATCCGAAGGTGCCAAACTCGAGGGCAGCATCTTTTTAGACGGCCAAGATATCCATGACGACCGCATCGATCCAGTGCTATTAAGACGCCGCGTCGGCATGGTCTTTCAAAAGCCAAACCCTTTCCCTCATTGGTCTATCTTAGACAACGCGCTGAGCGGGCTCAAACTGACCCAACGCTTAAACCGCTCCAAAGCCATGGAAATCGCCGAATCTGCATTGACCAAAGCCGCTCTATGGGACGAAGTCAAAGACAGACTCTCCAAACCCGGTATCAGCCTTTCTGGTGGCCAACAACAGCGTCTGTGCATTGCCAGAGCCTTGGCGGTTGAGCCAGAGGTGATTCTAATGGACGAGCCCTGCTCTGCCTTAGATCCCATTGCCACGGCCAGAATCGAAGACTTGATACATGAACTCAAGAAAAATTATACCATTGTGATTGTGACGCATAGCATGCAGCAAGCCGCCAGAGTCTCGGACCAAACGGCATTTTTCTTGAGCGGTGTTTTGGTTGAATACGCAGACACTCGCCAACTGTTCACTTCGCCCAAAGACAATCGAACGGAAGATTACATTACAGGTAAATTCGGATGA